In Nerophis lumbriciformis linkage group LG12, RoL_Nlum_v2.1, whole genome shotgun sequence, a single genomic region encodes these proteins:
- the mtx3 gene encoding metaxin-3 isoform X1 — translation MAAAMELRCWGGDWGLPSVHNESLVVLAYAKFSGAKVNVSPIDWTWKTLTATVPELLCGDTSVKEPSQILAFLRKQRFNADYELSARQGADTMAYIALLQEKLQPALLHTFWLDADNYANLTRPWFASRSPFPLNFLVPSHHASIALTRILLTKGDSPQRRITEVEGKLYSDAKECLNLLSYRLGTANYFFGNLPTSLDAFVFGFVAPLHKAHLPNSPLQSHLRQLENLMHFCDNILSVYFNPANPCLPPSVQETMDANLQKLTQLVNKESNLIEKMDDNLRSSPQHKPHRPEPKPSPIMEKRSTPA, via the exons ATGGCGGCTGCCATGGAGCTGAGATGCTGGGGCGGCGACTGGGGTCTGCCGTCTGTCCACAACGAGTCCCTCGTAGTCCTG GCCTACGCTAAGTTTTCTGGGGCTAAAGTCAACGTTTCTCCTATAGACTGGACATGGAAAACCCTAACAG CAACAGTCCCCGAGCTGCTTTGCGGCGATACTTCAGTAAAAGAACCTTCTCAGATTCTTGCCTTTCTGAGGAAGCAG AGGTTTAATGCAGACTATGAGCTGAGCGCTAGACAAGGAGCCGACACCATGGCGTACATCGCTCTCCTACAAGAGAAACTACAACCTGCATTG TTGCACACTTTCTGGTTGGACGCAGACAACTATGCCAATCTGACACGGCCATGGTTTGCGTCCCGTTCGCCGTTCCCACTAAATTTCCTTGTCCCCAGTCATCACGCCAGCATCGCCCTCACCCGCATCCTGCTGACCAAAGGAGACTCACCACAACGAAGAATTACTGAAGTGGAAGGAAAG CTCTACAGCGACGCCAAGGAATGCCTCAATCTCCTCTCCTACAGACTGGGCACAGCAAACTACTTCTTTGGCAACTT GCCCACCAGCCTGGATGCTTTTGTCTTTGGGTTTGTGGCTCCACTCCACAAGGCCCACCTCCCCAACAGCCCCCTGCAAAGTCACCTCCGGCAGCTGGAGAACCTCATGCACTTCTGCGACAACATCCTGTCCGTCTATTTCAACCCGGCCAACCCTT GTCTTCCCCCATCTGTTCAGGAAACAATGGATGCCAACCTCCAGAAACTAACTCAGCTTGTAAACAAAGAGTCCAACTTGATAGAAAAG ATGGATGACAACCTGCGCAGCAGCCCTCAGCACAAACCTCACCGGCCAGAGCCCAAGCCCAGTCCGATCATGGAAAAAAGATCGACACCTGCATAA
- the mtx3 gene encoding metaxin-3 isoform X2, whose translation MAAAMELRCWGGDWGLPSVHNESLVVLAYAKFSGAKVNVSPIDWTWKTLTATVPELLCGDTSVKEPSQILAFLRKQRFNADYELSARQGADTMAYIALLQEKLQPALLHTFWLDADNYANLTRPWFASRSPFPLNFLVPSHHASIALTRILLTKGDSPQRRITEVEGKLYSDAKECLNLLSYRLGTANYFFGNLPTSLDAFVFGFVAPLHKAHLPNSPLQSHLRQLENLMHFCDNILSVYFNPANPYG comes from the exons ATGGCGGCTGCCATGGAGCTGAGATGCTGGGGCGGCGACTGGGGTCTGCCGTCTGTCCACAACGAGTCCCTCGTAGTCCTG GCCTACGCTAAGTTTTCTGGGGCTAAAGTCAACGTTTCTCCTATAGACTGGACATGGAAAACCCTAACAG CAACAGTCCCCGAGCTGCTTTGCGGCGATACTTCAGTAAAAGAACCTTCTCAGATTCTTGCCTTTCTGAGGAAGCAG AGGTTTAATGCAGACTATGAGCTGAGCGCTAGACAAGGAGCCGACACCATGGCGTACATCGCTCTCCTACAAGAGAAACTACAACCTGCATTG TTGCACACTTTCTGGTTGGACGCAGACAACTATGCCAATCTGACACGGCCATGGTTTGCGTCCCGTTCGCCGTTCCCACTAAATTTCCTTGTCCCCAGTCATCACGCCAGCATCGCCCTCACCCGCATCCTGCTGACCAAAGGAGACTCACCACAACGAAGAATTACTGAAGTGGAAGGAAAG CTCTACAGCGACGCCAAGGAATGCCTCAATCTCCTCTCCTACAGACTGGGCACAGCAAACTACTTCTTTGGCAACTT GCCCACCAGCCTGGATGCTTTTGTCTTTGGGTTTGTGGCTCCACTCCACAAGGCCCACCTCCCCAACAGCCCCCTGCAAAGTCACCTCCGGCAGCTGGAGAACCTCATGCACTTCTGCGACAACATCCTGTCCGTCTATTTCAACCCGGCCAACCCTT ATGGATGA